Below is a genomic region from Microbacterium galbinum.
GACACTCGCAACGCCTGTGGTTCGCGGAGGCCCCGGCGTCAGGCTAAGATGGATGAGTTGCCTGCGCGAGAGTGCAGAACAACGGGCTGTGGCGCAGCTTGGTAGCGCACTTGACTGGGGGTCAAGGGGTCGCAGGTTCAAATCCTGTCAGCCCGACCAGATAGAAGCCCCGGAGAACCGCTGAACGACGCGGCACTCCGGGGCTTTTTTCGTGCCCGGCGGCTCGTCCGCCTCCTGCTGACGAGCCGCCGAACATCCCGCGTCTAGTTCGACTCGCAGGCGATGCGATCCTTGTCGCGGTCGAGCCCGAAGACGTCCCCGTACCACGGGTAGTACTTGTCGAAATCTGCTCGGGCGGCCGCCTGCGACGGGTAGTCGGGGCAGTTCCTATCGAAGTTCGGCTTCGGCGGCGCGGTCGGCTTGGGGGGAGTGGTCGGCTTCGGAGGCGTTCCCCTCATCTCCGGGCGGGGTGAACCCAGCGCCTTGTACTCAGCGGCTGTGAGCGCCTTCGAAACCGTCGGGCCGGAGTAGTAGATCGTGCCGCTGCCGTAGTTCTGCCAGACCTTGTCGTTCGGGAAGCGCGTGCGCACGACCGGCGTCGGGCTTCCCTCCACCTTCCAGCGCGCAGCGCTCACGGGGCGAGCCCAACCCCTGTGCGTAATCGGTCAGGAAGCCGATGCTGGAGTTCCAGGAGAGCTTGACGAAGCCCTGATTGGAGCGCTTCTCGAACGTCGGCTTCCCGGCTGCCGCCCATTCCGCGCCGGTCAGCGCATGCTTGGTTCCGCCCACATCCTGGACGAAGATCTGCGAGGATCCGGCCCACTGATAGTAGGTCGACCCTTCGATCCACCCGGCGTTGCGCGGCTTCGGGTTGCCCGCCTTCTTCCACTCGGCTGCGCTCACGCGCTTCCAGATCCAGCGCGACCTGTCAGTGCCGAAGATCGTGACGGCGCTGATGGTGGGCGACCATGCGTACTTGACATAGCTGGTCGGTGCCGGTCGAGGAGTGGGAGTGCCCGCCGCCTTCCACTGCTTGAAGGTGAGGGCGCTGATGGATGTGCCCGTGACCGCCCAGATCGTCCCGTCGTACTTCGTGATGTAGTAATCGGTCGGCGATGCCGGTGTGGCAGGGCGGTCGTCCGGAAGCGCCGGAACGACGGCCGTCTGCGGCCCGCATCCGGCAAGCACGTTCTGCACCGCGGTCACCATACGCAGCGACCGCGCATCGCCGATGTCGTGCGGATCAGGCGTCGATGCGTGCACGCCTTCGCAGCAGAAGCGCGGTCGCTCCGAGAACCAGCAGCACGCCGGACAACGGCCAGGCGCCGAGATCGAGTCCGCTCTCGGCGAGCTCCGGTGCAACCGGCGCCTGAGGTGCTCCGACGACCGGTCCTGCCGGCGGTGCGGCGACGACCGCGGGCGCGATCGTGATCTCATACGCGACCACGACATCGGGCGAGGTCCCGTTGCTCACCACGACGGTGAAGGGGAAGGTTCCGGGTGCGGTCGGCGTTCCGGTGATGACGCCGGTGATCCCATCGAGCGCGAGTCCGGGAGGCAGGGCGCCCTCGGCGATCGCGTATGTCGGAGCCGGGGTACCGGTGGCGGTGATCGTATGCGTGTAGTCCACACCGGTCTCGCCGTTCGCCGGTGCGCCGGATGTGACCTCGGGGCTTGTGCTCACCGTACCGGGAGCAGAGCAGCCGCTCGGAGCGACGATGACGTTGTCATCGAGTGTCACGGCGCCGGTGCGGGCCAGCAACCTGCCCTCGACGGTCGCGGCGGTCTGCGCCGTGACGGAGACGTCTGCCATGACGGTGCCGATGAACTGAGCTGCCGAGCCGATCGTGGCGGACGACCCCACCTGCCAGAACACGTTGCAGGCGCTCGCACCGCCGGTCAGGATGATCGTCGCGCCGGTCCCGATCGTGAGAGTGGATGCGGCCTGGAAGACCCAGACGGACTCTGCCGTGCCCTCGAGCGTGAGTGCACCCGAAAGCGAGAGCTCGCCACCCGCGTAGACGCCAGGAGTGAGCGAGGCCCCCGTGAGATCGCCCAGCCCGGACACGGTCGGCGTCAGGCCGGCGGCGACATCGTATGCCGTCGTCAGATCGACCTGCGCCTGGGCGGCGACGGCGTCGGTCTGGTGCACAGTGCCGTTCACGGTTCCCGGAGGGAAGCCGGTGATCGAGGTCTCGGGGCTGAGTCCGAGATCGCCGTCGAGCACCGAGGGCCCGGTGTTGGTGACCGCCGCGGCTGCCAGCACGGCGAACGGGGTTGCGGTACCGAGGTCGATCGGGCCGTCGATCGTCGTGTCGGCGGATGCCGCATTCGGGGAGGAGACGAGAAGGACGGCGGCGACGGCCGCCGCGAGGATGATGGCGGGTCTACGTGAGGGGAACATGACGTTCCTTCCGTTCAGGAGGGCTCGTCATCGACGGGGGTCAACAGGTCGGCACCTCCCGCCTGTCTATCACCGATATATCAATGCTCCCGATCTGGGCGGAACTGACCACTCAATCGTGACCTGGGCGCTCCCGCGCTCACGGACTCAGCATCCGCATTCCTCCCGCTCCTAGACTGGGCCGCACGGCGCACGTGCCGAGGAGGATCCGATGGACCACGAATCACTTTCCGACGCCAAGCCCTGGCTGAATGCCTACGCCGACGGCGTTCCGCACGAGATCGACGAGGTCACCCAGACCCTCCCCGAGATGCTCCGGCAGAGCGCCAAGAAGCACGCCAAGCGCACGGCGCTCGAGTTCTTCGGCGCACGGACCAGCTACGCCGATCTCGACGAGCGGGTCAGGCGCGCGGCCGCCGGTCTCCGGAGCCTCGGCGTGCGAAAGGGAGACCGGGTCGCTCTCGTCCTCCCGAACTGCCCTCAGCACGTCGTCGCCTTCTACGCGGCGCTGCGACTCGGCGCGATCGTCGTCGAGCACAACCCGCTCTACACGCCGCGCGAGCTGCGCCATCAGTTCGAGGATCACGGTGCGACGTTCGCCATCGTGTGGAACAAGGTCGCCGACACCGTTGCGGCGTTCCCGTCCGACGTGCGCCCGGCGCACATCCTCACCGTCGATCTGACGCGGGCGATGCCGGCCGCGCAGCGCCTGGCGCTGCGTCTGCCGGTCCGACGAGCGCGCGACGCACGCGCGGCCCTGACCGCCAAGGCGCCGCGGGGTCGCGGCATCCGCGAGTGGGAGAGCATCGAGCGTTCCCGGCCACTGCCGCGGCGCGCACCCGGCCCCGAACTCGACGACATCGCCCTGCTGCAGTACACGAGCGGAACCACCGGCGAGCCCAAGGGTGCGATGCTCACCCATCGCAACCTCCGCGCGAACGCGATGCAGGGTCGCGCCTGGCTGCCCGGCCTCCGCGAGGGGGAGGAGACGGTCTACGGAGTGCTGCCGCTGTTCCACGCCTACGGGATGACGCTCTGCCTGACGTTCGCGATGGGCATCGGAGCCAAGCTCGTGCTGTTCCCGACGTTCGACGTCGGTCTCGTCTCGACGGCCGTGCGCAAGTCTCCGCCCACGTTCCTCCCCGCAGTGCCGCCGATCTACGACCGTCTGACCCGTGCGGCATCCCGCGACGGCCTCGATCTCTCGACCGTGCGATTCGCGATCTCGGGGGCGATGAGCCTGCCCGTGTCGACGGTCGCACGCTGGGAGGAGGTCACCGGCGGCCTCCTCGTGGAGGGCTACGGGATGACCGAGACCTCGCCCGTCGCCCTCGGCAACCCCGTCGGCCCGACGCGGCGTCCCGGAACCGTCGGAGTCCCGTTCCCGAGCACGACCATCCGGGTGGTCGATCCCGACGATCCGCAGATCGACGTGGCAGCCGGTGATCCGGGCGAGTTGCTCATCCACGGGCCGCAGGTGTTCTCGGGCTATTGGGGGCGCCCGGAGGAGACGGCCGAGACCCTCTTGCCGGGAGGTTGGGTGCGCACCGGAGACATCGTCACCGTGTCGGAGGACGGCTTCGTGACGGTGGTCGATCGCCGTAAAGAGCTCATCATCACCGGAGGATTCAACGTCTCGCCCAGCGAGGTGGAGGAGGCGCTGCGGTCGCACCCGGACGTGGAGGATGCCGCGGTCGTGGCTCTCCCGCGCGGCGATGGTGCCGAGATGGTGGCGGCCGCGGTCGTGCTGCACGGCTCGGCGGCGATCGAGATGGAGGCGCTCCGCGACTACTGCCGCACCCGCCTCGCGGCCTACAAGGTTCCGCGACGGATCGTGCCGATGGACGATCTGCCGCGGTCGCTGATCGGGAAGGTTCTCCGGAAGGACGTCCGTCAGCGGATGCTCCAGGAGGAGATCTAGCGCGACGGGGGATGAGCCCTCTCGAGTCGTCTGCCCCACGCAGGTCTTCTCGAGAGGGCTTCACCGTCCTCCCGGACGGTGGGGAGGCGGCGATGAAAACTCGCTGCTCTCTCTTGGGGCTGATTCCCCAGTCCTCAGCCCCTGTAGCCCCCGCTACGCATATCAGAATATCTCGAAATTGT
It encodes:
- a CDS encoding ice-binding family protein, with translation MFPSRRPAIILAAAVAAVLLVSSPNAASADTTIDGPIDLGTATPFAVLAAAAVTNTGPSVLDGDLGLSPETSITGFPPGTVNGTVHQTDAVAAQAQVDLTTAYDVAAGLTPTVSGLGDLTGASLTPGVYAGGELSLSGALTLEGTAESVWVFQAASTLTIGTGATIILTGGASACNVFWQVGSSATIGSAAQFIGTVMADVSVTAQTAATVEGRLLARTGAVTLDDNVIVAPSGCSAPGTVSTSPEVTSGAPANGETGVDYTHTITATGTPAPTYAIAEGALPPGLALDGITGVITGTPTAPGTFPFTVVVSNGTSPDVVVAYEITIAPAVVAAPPAGPVVGAPQAPVAPELAESGLDLGAWPLSGVLLVLGATALLLRRRARIDA
- a CDS encoding long-chain-fatty-acid--CoA ligase, translating into MDHESLSDAKPWLNAYADGVPHEIDEVTQTLPEMLRQSAKKHAKRTALEFFGARTSYADLDERVRRAAAGLRSLGVRKGDRVALVLPNCPQHVVAFYAALRLGAIVVEHNPLYTPRELRHQFEDHGATFAIVWNKVADTVAAFPSDVRPAHILTVDLTRAMPAAQRLALRLPVRRARDARAALTAKAPRGRGIREWESIERSRPLPRRAPGPELDDIALLQYTSGTTGEPKGAMLTHRNLRANAMQGRAWLPGLREGEETVYGVLPLFHAYGMTLCLTFAMGIGAKLVLFPTFDVGLVSTAVRKSPPTFLPAVPPIYDRLTRAASRDGLDLSTVRFAISGAMSLPVSTVARWEEVTGGLLVEGYGMTETSPVALGNPVGPTRRPGTVGVPFPSTTIRVVDPDDPQIDVAAGDPGELLIHGPQVFSGYWGRPEETAETLLPGGWVRTGDIVTVSEDGFVTVVDRRKELIITGGFNVSPSEVEEALRSHPDVEDAAVVALPRGDGAEMVAAAVVLHGSAAIEMEALRDYCRTRLAAYKVPRRIVPMDDLPRSLIGKVLRKDVRQRMLQEEI